CGTTGGGCCCCTGGACGATCGCGCTCTTCGGAAGCTTGGCCTTGACGTTGGGCGTCGCCACGGTGACGAGATCACCCTCGATCGCCTCGATCGTTCCCACGGCACCGCCATTCTGATCGCTGATCGCGATCCCGGGCGCTAGCGAGGCAAGGAACTTCTCCTGCTGGGATGCCGAGGCGCCCTTGGCCGCGGCCTCAAGCTCCGCCTTGGTCATGCCGATCGCGAAGCCGTTGTCGGTCTTGGCGAAGGACTTGACCGGGATGCTGGCCTTGATCGACCCGGTATCCACCACGGCGACGTCGCCGTTGACCGAAGCGATCGTGCCGACCGCGCCGCCCTTCGCGTCGGTCACCGCCGCGCCCGCCGTCACGTTCACGGCAGCAGCCGGGGCGGCTGCGGGCGCGGTTTCCTGGGCTGGCGCGAT
The sequence above is drawn from the Rhizorhabdus dicambivorans genome and encodes:
- a CDS encoding preprotein translocase subunit YajC; the encoded protein is MSLRAAFLATALLSAAAVPAIAPAQETAPAAAPAAAVNVTAGAAVTDAKGGAVGTIASVNGDVAVVDTGSIKASIPVKSFAKTDNGFAIGMTKAELEAAAKGASASQQEKFLASLAPGIAISDQNGGAVGTIEAIEGDLVTVATPNVKAKLPKSAIVQGPNGAVIGMTQAQLEAAAKASSPPAG